The sequence TTTGATGCAAGGCTAGTGCAAGATTTCCCGCTATGCGCCCCCTTCCTGCCCGGCAGCCCATCAGACTGCCACTGGCCGCGCCTCGGAAGCAGCAACCGCTGCGGGCATCGCTGCAAGGCGCTGCGAGGCTACGGGCTACCGTTGTACGCAATCGTTGCAAAGCAACCGTGCATGGTTACCGCTGCAAGTCAATCGTTGCAAGGCTACCGCTGCACTTTAGCGGGAATTCCTGGTCTTATCCTGGACGGTAGTGGAGTGGCGCGGCGGTTAGCGGACTTTCGTGGTCTTATTTCCATCATTCCGCTTGACCATGCGCCGAAATAGGCTGAATACGACCAGTTTGTTCCGCTATTATGCAAGCAGACAGCGTTCGCGGGCCTATAAGACCAATATTTCCCACTATGCGCCCCTTCCTGCCCGCATCCAATTGGCTGACTTGTGCTGGTTGCACTTTCTCAGCTCTGTTCAAAGAGGGTGCGATATTCGCCGTAACCTTCCTTCTCCAGATCCTCTTTTGGGATGAAGCGGAGCGCGGCGGAATTGATGCAGTAGCGCAAGCCGCCCTTGTCGCGCGGGCCGTCCGGGAACACATGGCCGAGATGGGAGTCCGCGAAGCGGCTGCGCACCTCTGTCCGCACCATCCCATGGCTGAGATCCATGCGCTCCTTTACATGATAGCCGTGCAGCGGCCTCGTAAAGCTCGGCCAGCCGCAGCCGGAATCGAACTTGTCCAATGAGCTGAACAGCGGCTCGCCCGACACGATGTCCACATAAAGCCCTTCCTGCTTGTGGTCCCAGAATTCGTTCCGGAAGGGCGGCTCAGTACCATTGTTCTGCGTGACTTCATACTGCATCGAGTTCAAGCGCTGCCTGAGCTCCTCTGAACTGCCCTTGCGCGTCCAATGCCTCTCGATAAATTCGTCCCGTCCAGACGCTTGCCGATAACGCTTGTAGTGAGCCGGGTTTTTGTGATGATAGCCCTGATGATACTCCTCCGCCTCATAGAATGGACCAGCCGGCAAGATTTGCGTGGCGATCGGTTTATCGAAGCGCCCGCTAGTCGCCAGTTCCTGCTTCGACAGCTCCGCCAGCTCCTTCTGTTCGTCATTGTGATAGAAGATAGCCGTCCGGTAAGAGTCTCCTCGGTCATAGAACTGGCCGCCGGGATCAGTAGGATCTATCTGCTGCCAATATAGCTGAAGCAGCTTCTCGTACGGAAATACCTCGGGATCAAACGTAATTTGCACAGCCTCGTAATGGCCTGTTGTCTCGGAGCAAACTTCCTCATAGGTCGGATTTTCCTTGTGGCCGCCTGTGTAGCCCGACACAACCTTGATAATGCCCGGCATCTCTTCAAACGGCGAAACCATACACCAAAAGCATCCGCCTGCGAACGTCGCGAGTTCCTGACGATTGGACATTTCGCTTCCTCCTTCTGTATCATTCTCCCTCTATTGTAGAGAAAACAGAGGAAAATTGCGAACAGCCATATGTTGCTGCCTCCGATCCGAGAAACGGCGTTTGCTATGGACAGCGGCAAAGCAACCCCTGACGTTAGGCAATTGCACCCTCTTGGTATTACAGCTTCAAGCCCAGTCCTATTCTCGATACGCGTTACTAAAAGCCAGTGCAATTCGCGATCAGCTCCAAGCCCGGTGCAATTCGCTATTCGCTGTCCCATTCAAGCAATGTATGCCCCGTGTTACTGGAGCCCATACGCTGTCCCATTCAAGCCCGGTATGCCTCGCGATACTGGAGCTCATACAGCTTGCGGTACAGCCCATCCTGCCGCAGCAGCTCCTGATGGCTGCCGATCTCGCGAATGCGCCCCTTGTGCAGCACGACGATCTTGTCAGCGTGCTGGATCGTGGACAGCCGGTGGGCGACAATCAGCGTCGTGCGCCCCTTGGAAATCTTCGCGAACGCATCCTGGATAAGCAGTTCGGTTTCCGTATCAATATTCGCTGTCGCCTCGTCCAGGATGAGGATAGACGGGTTGAAGGCCAGCGTTCGCGCAACTGCCAGCAGCTGGCGCTGGCCGGCGGACAGATTGACACCGCGCTCCAGAATCGGTTCGTCATATTGCCGCGGCAGCTTCTCGATGAACGCATCCGCGTTCACAAAGCGGCAAATCTCCCGCACCTTCTCATCGTCAATGTGCTCGTTGCCAAGCCGGATATTCGTCTTGATATCGTCCGAGAACAAGAAGACATCCTGCTGCACAAGACCGATATGGCCTCTGAGCTCCTTCTTCGGCAGGTCGCGGACATCTACGCCATCGATCGTGATGCGTCCCTGCTGCACATCATAGAACCGGCAAAGCAAGCTGATAATCGAGCTCTTTCCCGCGCCGGTCGCGCCGACGAAGGCCACCGTTTCGCCAGGTGATATCGTCAGATCAACATCGTGCAGCACAGGCTCATTCGGATTGTAGGCAAACGACACATGCTCGAAGCGGATCTCGCCCTTGACGTTGTCCAGGTGACGCGGCGCCGTCGGCTCCGGCAGTTCATCCCGCTCGTCGAGCATCTGGAAGATCCGTTCCGAGGAAACCATCGACTGCTGCAGCACTGTGAATTTCTCTGCCATATCCTGAATCGGCTTGAAAAATCGATTGACATAATCGATGAAGGCA is a genomic window of Xylanibacillus composti containing:
- the msrA gene encoding peptide-methionine (S)-S-oxide reductase MsrA is translated as MSNRQELATFAGGCFWCMVSPFEEMPGIIKVVSGYTGGHKENPTYEEVCSETTGHYEAVQITFDPEVFPYEKLLQLYWQQIDPTDPGGQFYDRGDSYRTAIFYHNDEQKELAELSKQELATSGRFDKPIATQILPAGPFYEAEEYHQGYHHKNPAHYKRYRQASGRDEFIERHWTRKGSSEELRQRLNSMQYEVTQNNGTEPPFRNEFWDHKQEGLYVDIVSGEPLFSSLDKFDSGCGWPSFTRPLHGYHVKERMDLSHGMVRTEVRSRFADSHLGHVFPDGPRDKGGLRYCINSAALRFIPKEDLEKEGYGEYRTLFEQS